A genomic region of Staphylococcus roterodami contains the following coding sequences:
- a CDS encoding pyrimidine-nucleoside phosphorylase: MRMIDIIEKKRDGHALTTEEINFFIDGYVKGDIPDYQASSLAMAIYFQDMNDDERAALTMAMVNSGDMIDLSDIKGVKVDKHSTGGVGDTTTLVLAPLVAAVDVPVAKMSGRGLGHTGGTIDKLEAIDGFHVEIDEATFVKLVNDNKVAVVGQSGNLTPADKKLYALRDVTGTVNSIPLIASSIMSKKIAAGADAIVLDVKTGSGAFMKTLEDAEALAHAMVRIGNNVGRNTMAIISDMNQPLGRAIGNALELKEAIDTLKGHGPEDLTELVLTLGSQMVVLANKADTLEEARALLIEAIESGAALDKFKTFVENQGGDPTVIDYPERLPQATYQIDYKAKKSAYVTELVSNDIGVASMMLGAGRLTKEDDIDLAVGIVLNKKIGDKVEAGESLLTIHSNRQDVDDVIKKLDASITIEDQVVSPTLIHKIITE; the protein is encoded by the coding sequence ATGAGAATGATAGATATTATTGAGAAAAAACGTGACGGTCATGCATTAACTACTGAAGAAATTAATTTCTTTATTGATGGATATGTAAAAGGCGACATTCCCGATTATCAAGCATCAAGTTTAGCTATGGCGATTTATTTCCAAGATATGAATGATGATGAAAGAGCTGCATTAACGATGGCGATGGTTAATTCTGGCGATATGATTGATTTAAGTGACATTAAAGGTGTGAAAGTAGATAAACATTCAACAGGTGGTGTTGGAGATACAACGACATTAGTATTAGCACCATTAGTTGCAGCAGTTGACGTTCCGGTTGCTAAAATGAGTGGACGAGGATTAGGGCATACAGGCGGAACCATTGATAAATTAGAAGCAATTGATGGTTTCCATGTTGAAATTGATGAGGCAACATTCGTTAAATTAGTGAATGATAATAAAGTAGCTGTTGTCGGTCAATCTGGCAACTTAACTCCGGCAGATAAAAAATTGTATGCTTTAAGAGATGTTACAGGTACGGTTAACTCAATCCCATTAATTGCCTCTTCCATAATGAGTAAAAAAATTGCTGCGGGTGCTGATGCAATCGTATTAGATGTAAAAACAGGTAGCGGTGCTTTTATGAAAACTTTAGAAGATGCTGAAGCATTAGCACATGCTATGGTAAGAATTGGTAATAATGTTGGAAGAAACACAATGGCAATTATTTCCGACATGAATCAACCACTAGGTCGTGCAATAGGTAATGCGCTTGAACTAAAAGAGGCAATAGATACATTAAAAGGGCATGGACCTGAAGACTTAACTGAACTTGTATTAACATTAGGTTCTCAAATGGTTGTGCTAGCTAACAAAGCTGATACATTAGAAGAAGCAAGAGCGTTATTAATCGAAGCAATAGAATCAGGTGCTGCATTAGATAAATTCAAAACTTTTGTTGAAAATCAAGGTGGCGATCCAACAGTAATTGATTATCCAGAACGTTTACCTCAAGCTACATATCAAATTGATTACAAAGCGAAAAAATCAGCATATGTTACAGAGTTAGTATCAAATGACATTGGTGTAGCTTCAATGATGCTAGGCGCAGGGCGTCTAACTAAAGAAGATGATATTGATTTAGCAGTAGGTATTGTTTTAAATAAAAAAATTGGGGATAAAGTAGAAGCAGGCGAATCATTATTAACGATTCATAGTAACCGTCAAGATGTAGATGATGTCATCAAAAAATTAGACGCAAGTATTACAATTGAAGATCAAGTGGTATCGCCTACGTTAATTCATAAAATCATAACGGAGTAG
- the coaW gene encoding type II pantothenate kinase, whose translation MKVGIDAGGTLIKIVQEQDNQRIYKTELTKNIDKVIEWLNQQQIEKLALTGGNAGVIAENINIPAQIFVEFDAASKGLGILLKEQGHDITDYIFANVGTGTSLHYFDGHSQRRVGGIGTGGGMIQGLGYLLSQITDYKQLTDLAQHGDRNTIDLKVRHIYKDTEPPIPGDLTAANFGHVLHHLAADFTASNKLAAVIGVVGEVVTTMAITVAREFKTENIVYIGSSFNNNALLRQVVEDYTVLRGCKPYYVENGAFSGAIGALNLE comes from the coding sequence ATGAAAGTTGGCATTGATGCTGGCGGTACACTTATAAAAATCGTTCAAGAGCAAGATAACCAACGCATTTATAAAACTGAATTAACTAAAAATATTGATAAAGTTATTGAATGGCTAAATCAACAACAAATTGAAAAGTTAGCTTTAACTGGAGGTAATGCAGGCGTCATTGCTGAAAACATCAATATACCTGCGCAAATATTTGTTGAGTTTGACGCTGCTTCTAAAGGTTTAGGTATTTTGTTAAAAGAGCAAGGTCATGATATCACTGACTATATTTTTGCAAATGTCGGTACTGGTACATCACTACACTACTTCGACGGGCATTCGCAACGTCGAGTTGGTGGTATCGGAACGGGAGGCGGCATGATTCAAGGGCTTGGCTATCTACTAAGTCAAATCACTGACTATAAACAGCTTACTGACTTGGCGCAACATGGTGATCGTAACACCATCGATTTAAAAGTTAGACATATTTATAAAGATACCGAGCCTCCAATTCCAGGTGACTTAACTGCAGCTAATTTCGGGCATGTACTGCACCATTTAGCTGCTGACTTCACAGCAAGTAATAAGTTAGCAGCCGTTATAGGTGTTGTAGGGGAAGTTGTTACAACAATGGCAATCACAGTTGCACGTGAATTTAAGACAGAAAATATTGTTTACATTGGCTCTTCATTTAATAACAATGCATTATTGCGACAAGTTGTTGAAGACTACACTGTTTTACGTGGTTGTAAACCATACTATGTTGAAAACGGCGCATTTTCAGGTGCAATAGGCGCATTAAATTTAGAATAA
- a CDS encoding DNA starvation/stationary phase protection protein, producing the protein MSNQQDVVKELNQQVANWTVAYTKLHNFHWYVKGPNFFSLHVKFEELYNEASQYVDELAERILAVGGNPVGTLTECLEKSIVKEAAKGYSAEQMVEELSQDFTNISKQLEQAIEIAGNAGDDVSEDMFIGMQTSVDKHNWMFKSYLS; encoded by the coding sequence ATGAGTAACCAACAAGATGTTGTTAAAGAATTGAACCAACAAGTAGCAAACTGGACAGTAGCTTATACTAAACTACATAACTTCCACTGGTATGTGAAAGGGCCTAACTTCTTCTCATTACACGTAAAATTTGAAGAATTATATAATGAAGCAAGCCAATATGTAGATGAATTAGCTGAAAGAATTTTAGCAGTAGGTGGTAACCCTGTAGGTACTTTAACTGAATGCTTAGAGAAATCAATCGTGAAAGAAGCTGCGAAAGGCTATTCTGCAGAGCAAATGGTAGAAGAATTATCACAAGACTTTACAAACATTTCTAAACAACTAGAACAAGCAATTGAAATTGCTGGAAATGCCGGTGATGATGTATCAGAAGATATGTTTATTGGAATGCAAACGTCAGTTGATAAACACAACTGGATGTTTAAATCATACTTAAGCTAA
- a CDS encoding GNAT family N-acetyltransferase: MTKELYFEGITLKVFEEQYRTDINEFALNERQQIYSSLPKDVVDDAIEDTDRIANVAINDQNDVVGFFVLHRYYQHEGYDTPENVVYIRSLSINEKYQGYGYGTKIMMSLPQYVQGVFPDFNHLYLVVDAENDNAWNLYERAGFMHTATKEEGPIGKERLYYLDLDSKHVSSLKLEEESRSEVTNVHIINLMIDGQKVGFIALEQIGQRMNIAAIEVDKSYRFNGIGSSALRQLPTYLRKNYDNLNVISMILFGQNNDFKPLCINSNFVEIEQTEDYVVFEKYLNY, from the coding sequence ATGACTAAAGAACTTTATTTTGAAGGTATTACATTAAAAGTATTTGAAGAACAATATCGTACAGACATTAATGAATTTGCGTTAAATGAAAGACAACAAATATACTCATCTTTACCTAAAGATGTTGTTGATGATGCAATCGAGGATACTGATAGAATTGCTAATGTTGCAATCAATGACCAAAATGACGTCGTTGGTTTTTTCGTATTACATCGATATTATCAACATGAAGGTTATGACACACCTGAAAATGTCGTATATATTCGTTCGTTATCTATAAATGAAAAATATCAGGGCTATGGATACGGTACCAAGATAATGATGTCATTGCCACAATACGTTCAAGGAGTATTTCCTGATTTTAATCACTTATATTTAGTTGTAGATGCCGAAAATGATAACGCTTGGAATTTGTATGAACGTGCAGGGTTTATGCACACAGCGACTAAAGAAGAAGGGCCTATTGGTAAAGAACGACTATACTATTTAGATTTAGATTCGAAGCACGTTTCTTCTTTGAAACTTGAAGAGGAAAGTCGTTCTGAAGTGACTAATGTGCATATCATCAATTTAATGATTGATGGTCAAAAGGTTGGTTTCATTGCATTAGAACAAATTGGGCAACGTATGAATATTGCAGCAATTGAAGTAGATAAATCTTATCGATTTAATGGTATTGGTTCCAGTGCACTTAGACAATTGCCTACTTACTTAAGAAAAAACTATGATAATCTTAATGTTATATCGATGATTTTGTTTGGACAAAATAACGATTTTAAACCACTTTGTATTAATAGTAATTTTGTTGAAATAGAACAAACTGAAGATTATGTGGTTTTTGAAAAATATTTAAATTACTAA
- the deoC gene encoding deoxyribose-phosphate aldolase, with amino-acid sequence MNDAKLIDHTLLKPESTRAQIDKIIDEAKAYNFKSVCVNPTHVKYAAERLADSDVLVCTVIGFPLGASTTATKAFETEDAIHKGADEIDMVINIGALKDERYDDVQQDIEAVVKAAKGHTVKVIIETVLLNRDEIVKASELTKAAGADFVKTSTGFAGGGATAEDVKLMKDTVGADVEVKASGGVRNLEDFNKMVEAGATRIGASAGVQIMQGLQADSDY; translated from the coding sequence ATGAACGATGCAAAATTGATTGATCACACTTTATTGAAGCCTGAGTCAACACGTGCGCAAATCGATAAAATTATCGATGAAGCGAAAGCATACAATTTCAAATCTGTATGTGTGAATCCAACGCATGTTAAATATGCAGCAGAACGTCTAGCTGATTCAGACGTATTAGTTTGTACGGTAATTGGCTTCCCATTGGGGGCATCGACAACTGCAACGAAAGCATTTGAAACAGAAGATGCGATTCACAAAGGTGCAGATGAAATTGATATGGTCATCAATATTGGCGCATTAAAAGATGAGCGATATGACGATGTACAACAAGACATTGAAGCGGTAGTTAAAGCGGCAAAAGGTCACACAGTGAAAGTAATTATTGAGACGGTATTGTTGAACCGTGATGAGATTGTGAAAGCGAGTGAGTTAACCAAAGCAGCTGGTGCGGACTTCGTTAAAACATCAACAGGTTTTGCAGGCGGTGGTGCGACAGCTGAAGACGTTAAATTAATGAAAGACACAGTAGGTGCGGATGTAGAAGTAAAAGCGTCAGGTGGCGTACGCAATTTAGAAGATTTCAATAAAATGGTTGAAGCAGGTGCAACACGTATTGGTGCGAGCGCTGGCGTTCAAATTATGCAAGGCTTACAAGCAGATTCAGATTACTAA
- a CDS encoding DUF2750 domain-containing protein → MSYKTYSFFRDILINEYIYFASKNKKLVRLNYKSKDYIGVWTDENMAESFLTSRDIPFDKVVKMDVDRFATYELDDLFDEQDHIVMNQTIEEEGHLLNVVSVTQEIMTELDKIRLKEFVQDVAKYDEVYGLTKKGSKQFILISENDNDEKRPHIMPVWSIKSRALKVRDEDFEECDLITIEGSVFSEWLDELRDDQKAVAIDLKTGVVGTIVSAQKLSNELTF, encoded by the coding sequence ATGTCTTATAAAACATATTCGTTCTTTAGAGATATATTAATAAATGAATATATTTATTTTGCCTCTAAAAATAAAAAATTAGTACGTCTTAATTATAAAAGTAAAGACTACATAGGCGTATGGACAGATGAAAATATGGCCGAATCATTTTTAACAAGTCGAGATATTCCGTTCGATAAAGTAGTTAAAATGGATGTTGATAGATTTGCGACTTATGAATTAGATGATTTATTCGATGAACAAGATCATATAGTTATGAATCAAACAATTGAAGAAGAGGGTCATTTATTAAATGTGGTAAGTGTGACACAAGAAATTATGACAGAATTAGACAAAATCAGGTTAAAAGAATTTGTGCAAGATGTTGCAAAGTATGATGAAGTCTATGGTTTAACCAAAAAAGGAAGCAAACAATTCATTCTGATTAGTGAAAATGATAATGACGAAAAAAGACCTCATATTATGCCGGTATGGAGTATAAAAAGCAGGGCATTAAAGGTACGAGATGAAGATTTTGAAGAATGTGATCTTATTACAATAGAGGGTTCAGTCTTTAGTGAATGGCTTGATGAACTTAGAGATGATCAAAAGGCTGTCGCTATAGATTTGAAAACAGGTGTAGTTGGCACGATTGTATCAGCACAAAAATTATCAAATGAATTAACGTTTTAA
- the deoD gene encoding purine-nucleoside phosphorylase: MTKGTPHIQPNGVKIAKTVLMPGDPLRAKYIADNFLENVEQFNDVRNMFGYTGTYKGKEVSVMGSGMGIPSIGIYSYELYNFFDVDTIIRIGSCGALQENVNLYDVIIAQAASTNSNYVDQYNIPGHFAPIADFELVTKAKNVADQIGATTHVGNVLSSDTFYNADPTFNDAWKKMGILGIEMESAGLYLNAIHAGKKALGIFTVSDHILRDEATTPEERQNSFTQMMEIALEIAE, from the coding sequence ATGACAAAAGGTACACCACATATTCAACCAAACGGAGTAAAAATAGCTAAAACTGTATTAATGCCAGGCGATCCTTTACGCGCAAAATATATTGCTGATAACTTTTTAGAAAATGTTGAACAATTTAATGATGTGCGTAACATGTTTGGTTACACAGGTACATATAAAGGAAAAGAAGTATCAGTAATGGGTTCTGGTATGGGTATTCCAAGTATCGGAATTTACTCTTATGAGTTATACAATTTCTTTGATGTTGATACAATCATTCGTATCGGTTCTTGTGGCGCATTACAAGAAAATGTTAACTTATACGACGTAATTATTGCACAAGCTGCATCAACAAATTCAAATTACGTAGATCAATATAATATTCCTGGACATTTTGCGCCTATCGCTGACTTTGAGTTAGTTACTAAAGCTAAAAATGTTGCTGACCAAATCGGAGCTACGACACACGTAGGTAATGTATTATCTTCTGATACATTTTATAATGCTGATCCAACATTCAATGATGCTTGGAAAAAGATGGGTATCTTAGGTATAGAAATGGAATCAGCTGGTCTATATTTAAATGCAATCCATGCTGGTAAAAAAGCACTTGGTATCTTTACAGTAAGCGACCATATTTTACGTGACGAAGCAACAACACCAGAAGAACGTCAAAATTCTTTCACGCAAATGATGGAAATCGCTTTAGAAATCGCAGAATAA
- a CDS encoding ATP-grasp domain-containing protein, protein MTERDNNVNLTLSDLYESDIVYTSRPSYISNPWLKPDEHQSNFLTGRELLIANELPVIVHEASVTNKLHQLFKMIGKEVPSTIYTFNNQQTYEDLIGQLAHEANKKIYFQYIHDESILSQQYYAMDKMLFVALNNKARIPEWTGSKFLPKREIVSVEDFEEVIKKWDFPFVIKPGDDLPTAGGYGVMICYHEADLQKATARIKDATAETKSLIIEQKIEEKANYCVQFTYSKEMGIHYIGAATQLTDRYGFYNGNENATKVPKHVIEAGRQIMEIGVDQGFFGVAGFDLLVDQNDDVYAIDLNFRQNGSTSMLLLAKELNPGYQKFYSYHSRGDNAHFFNTILKYVDEGSLYPLSYYDGDWYGENKVKSRFGCIWHGNSKEAVLEKERAFLEELDNK, encoded by the coding sequence ATGACAGAACGCGATAATAACGTAAATTTAACGTTAAGTGATTTATATGAAAGTGATATCGTATATACATCAAGACCTTCATATATCTCAAATCCGTGGTTAAAACCAGACGAACATCAGTCTAATTTTTTAACAGGTAGGGAGTTATTAATTGCAAATGAATTGCCAGTCATTGTTCATGAAGCAAGCGTAACAAATAAGTTACATCAGTTATTTAAAATGATTGGAAAAGAAGTGCCAAGTACGATTTATACGTTTAATAATCAGCAAACATATGAAGATTTAATTGGACAATTGGCGCATGAAGCGAATAAAAAAATTTATTTTCAATATATTCATGATGAATCGATTTTAAGTCAGCAATATTATGCAATGGACAAAATGTTATTTGTTGCTTTAAATAATAAGGCGCGAATACCTGAATGGACAGGTAGCAAATTTTTACCTAAAAGAGAAATTGTAAGTGTTGAAGATTTTGAAGAAGTAATAAAAAAATGGGATTTTCCATTTGTCATCAAGCCTGGAGATGATCTTCCGACAGCAGGTGGTTATGGTGTGATGATATGTTATCATGAAGCAGATTTACAAAAAGCAACAGCGCGTATTAAAGATGCGACTGCTGAAACGAAGTCTCTTATAATCGAACAAAAAATTGAAGAAAAAGCGAATTATTGTGTTCAGTTTACCTATTCAAAAGAGATGGGAATTCATTATATTGGTGCAGCTACACAATTGACTGATCGATATGGCTTCTATAATGGAAATGAAAATGCTACAAAAGTGCCGAAACATGTTATTGAAGCTGGTAGACAGATTATGGAAATTGGTGTAGACCAAGGATTCTTTGGTGTGGCTGGCTTTGATTTACTTGTAGATCAAAATGATGATGTATATGCGATTGATTTGAACTTTAGGCAAAATGGGTCTACAAGTATGTTATTGCTTGCTAAAGAATTAAATCCAGGATATCAAAAATTTTATAGCTACCATTCAAGAGGGGATAATGCGCATTTCTTCAATACTATTTTGAAATATGTAGACGAAGGAAGTTTATACCCACTGTCATATTATGATGGAGATTGGTACGGTGAAAATAAAGTTAAGTCAAGGTTTGGTTGTATTTGGCATGGAAATTCTAAAGAAGCAGTATTAGAGAAAGAACGTGCATTTTTAGAGGAACTTGATAATAAATAG
- a CDS encoding S-ribosylhomocysteine lyase, giving the protein MTKMNVESFNLDHTKVVAPFIRLAGTMEGLNGDVIHKYDIRFKQPNKEHMDMPRLHSLEHLMAENIRNHSDKVVDLSPMGCQTGFYVSFINHDNYDDVLNIVEATLNDVLNATEVPACNEVQCGWAASHSLEGAKTIAQAFLDKRDEWHDVFGTGK; this is encoded by the coding sequence ATGACAAAAATGAATGTAGAAAGTTTCAATTTAGATCATACTAAAGTGGTTGCACCTTTTATTAGATTAGCAGGAACAATGGAAGGCTTGAACGGAGATGTGATTCATAAATATGATATTCGCTTCAAACAACCTAATAAAGAACATATGGACATGCCTAGGTTACATTCATTAGAACATTTAATGGCAGAGAACATTAGAAACCATAGTGATAAAGTTGTAGATTTAAGTCCTATGGGTTGTCAAACTGGTTTCTATGTATCGTTTATCAACCATGACAATTACGATGATGTTTTAAATATTGTTGAAGCAACGTTAAATGATGTGTTAAATGCAACAGAAGTACCTGCATGCAACGAAGTACAATGTGGTTGGGCTGCAAGTCATTCATTAGAAGGTGCAAAAACGATTGCCCAAGCATTTTTAGATAAACGTGATGAATGGCATGATGTATTCGGTACTGGAAAGTAA
- the rpoE gene encoding DNA-directed RNA polymerase subunit delta, translating into MKIQDYTKQMVDEKSFIDMAYTLLNDKGETMNLYDIIDEFRALGDYEYEEIENRVVQFYTDLNTDGRFLNVGENLWGLRDWYSVDDIEEKIAPTIQKFDILDADDEEDQNLKLLGEDEMDDDDDIPAQTDDQEELNDPEDEQVEEEINHSDIVIEEDEDELDEDEEVFEDEEDFND; encoded by the coding sequence ATGAAAATTCAAGATTATACTAAACAAATGGTTGATGAAAAATCATTTATCGATATGGCTTATACATTATTGAATGATAAAGGCGAAACTATGAACTTATATGATATCATCGATGAGTTCAGAGCGTTAGGTGATTATGAGTACGAAGAAATTGAAAATCGTGTTGTACAATTTTACACGGATTTAAACACAGATGGTCGTTTTTTAAATGTTGGAGAAAATTTATGGGGATTACGTGATTGGTATTCAGTAGATGATATTGAAGAGAAAATCGCACCAACTATTCAAAAATTCGATATTCTGGATGCAGATGATGAAGAAGATCAAAACTTAAAATTATTGGGCGAAGATGAAATGGATGATGACGATGATATTCCAGCTCAAACAGATGATCAAGAAGAACTAAATGATCCTGAAGATGAACAGGTTGAAGAAGAAATCAATCATTCGGATATAGTCATTGAAGAAGATGAAGATGAACTAGACGAAGACGAAGAAGTGTTCGAAGACGAAGAAGACTTCAACGATTAA
- a CDS encoding M20 family metallopeptidase: MSEKQQILDYIETNKYSYIEISHRIHERPELGNEEIFASRTLIDKLKENDFSIETEIAGHATGFIATYDSGVDGPAIGFLAEYDALPGLGHACGHNIIGTASILSAIGLKQVINQIGGKVVVLGCPAEEGGENGSAKASYVKAGVIDQIDIALMIHPGNETYKTIDTLAVDVLDVKFYGKSAHASENADEALNALDAMISYFNGVAQLRQHIKKGQRVHGVILDGGKAANIIPDYTHARFYTRAMTRKELDVLTEKVNQIARGAAIQTGCDYEFGPIQNGVNEFVKAPKLDDLFAKYAEEVGEAVIDDDFGYGSTDTGNVSHVVPTIHPHIKIGSRNLVGHTHRFREAAASVHGDEALIKGAKIMALMGLELITNRELYQDIVEEHAHLKGNGK; this comes from the coding sequence ATGAGTGAAAAACAACAAATTCTTGATTATATTGAAACAAATAAATATAGCTATATCGAAATAAGTCATAGAATTCATGAGCGTCCTGAACTTGGAAATGAGGAAATATTTGCATCTCGAACGTTAATAGATAAATTGAAAGAAAATGACTTTAGTATAGAGACTGAAATTGCAGGTCATGCGACAGGATTTATTGCTACATATGATTCAGGTGTTGATGGTCCAGCCATTGGATTTTTAGCAGAATATGATGCTTTACCAGGATTAGGGCATGCTTGTGGACATAACATTATTGGAACAGCGAGTATACTTAGTGCCATAGGTCTAAAGCAAGTGATAAATCAGATAGGAGGTAAAGTTGTTGTGCTTGGGTGCCCAGCTGAAGAAGGTGGCGAAAATGGAAGTGCCAAAGCTTCTTATGTTAAAGCAGGAGTGATTGATCAGATAGACATTGCTTTGATGATTCATCCTGGGAATGAAACGTATAAAACAATCGATACTTTAGCAGTTGATGTTTTGGATGTTAAGTTTTATGGGAAAAGTGCACATGCATCTGAAAATGCAGATGAAGCATTAAACGCATTAGATGCAATGATTAGCTATTTTAACGGTGTAGCACAACTCCGACAACATATTAAAAAAGGGCAACGAGTACATGGTGTTATTTTAGATGGAGGGAAAGCAGCAAATATTATTCCAGATTATACACATGCACGTTTTTACACTCGAGCGATGACACGAAAGGAATTGGACGTGTTGACTGAAAAAGTAAATCAAATTGCGCGTGGGGCGGCAATTCAAACGGGATGTGATTATGAATTTGGTCCAATTCAAAATGGTGTAAATGAATTTGTTAAGGCACCAAAGCTAGATGATTTATTTGCCAAATATGCCGAGGAGGTTGGCGAAGCGGTTATTGATGATGATTTTGGTTATGGCTCAACAGATACTGGTAATGTAAGTCATGTCGTACCAACAATACATCCACACATTAAAATTGGTTCGCGTAATTTAGTAGGACATACACACAGATTTAGAGAAGCTGCGGCAAGTGTTCATGGGGATGAAGCATTAATTAAGGGCGCAAAAATTATGGCATTGATGGGATTAGAGTTAATAACAAATCGAGAATTATATCAAGACATAGTTGAAGAACATGCGCATTTGAAAGGGAATGGGAAGTAA
- a CDS encoding thiol-disulfide oxidoreductase DCC family protein: MPVVYYDGNCIYCYNYVIWLIQHGLPKTYQFATLKGEIGQQFFEQHPEAANKNSVILQKGDKIYFESQAIIKLITALPNTTKLLGVGLWLVPKPIRNFGYRMFANNRDRMWKTTWHQPNEYEKSFFLDDNAKVKLTN; encoded by the coding sequence ATGCCAGTCGTATATTATGATGGAAACTGTATATATTGTTATAACTATGTCATTTGGTTAATTCAACATGGCTTACCAAAAACTTATCAATTTGCTACATTAAAGGGTGAAATCGGACAACAATTTTTTGAACAACATCCAGAAGCCGCAAATAAAAATAGTGTTATTTTGCAGAAAGGTGACAAAATATATTTTGAATCACAAGCAATTATTAAATTAATCACAGCTTTACCTAATACAACTAAATTACTTGGCGTAGGTTTATGGTTAGTACCAAAACCAATTCGTAACTTTGGATATCGAATGTTTGCTAATAATCGAGATAGAATGTGGAAAACTACATGGCACCAACCAAATGAATATGAAAAATCATTCTTTTTAGATGATAATGCTAAAGTAAAGTTAACTAATTGA